Part of the Halopenitus persicus genome is shown below.
TCGTCTGCCAGGCGTCGAAGGGTGACTGCTGGCCCCCGGTCGGCCGGACGCCGCGCTGTCGGGCGACGTTCGCGAACGCGGCGTCGCCGAACCGCTCGACGAAGTCGATCGGGAACGCGGGGCTTTGCCCGGAGAGTTCGTCGTAGCCGGCGTCCGGGTGGTCCCAGGGGAACGTGCCGCCGTCGACGACCACGCCGCCGACGGTGGTGCCGTTGCCGGTGATCCACTTCGTGGTCGACTCCCAGACGACGTCCGCGCCGTGTTCGAACGGGCGGCACAGCGCCGGGGTCGCGAACGTGTTGTCGACGACGAGCGGGACGGCGTGGTCGTGGGCGATCCCGGCCAACCGCTCGAGGTCCGGGGTCACGAGCGAGGGGTTGGCGATCGTCTCGACGTGGACGAAGGCGGTGTCCTCGTCGATCGCCTCGGCGTACGCGTCGTACTCGAGGGTGTCGACGAGCCGGGCCTCCACCCCGCGACGGTCGGCGATCGTCGTGAAATACGTGGACGTGCCGCCGTACATCTCCGCGGCCGCGACCACGTTGTCGCCCGCGGACGCGAGCACGGTCGTGATCGCGTCGATCGCGGCCATGCCTGAGCCGGTCGCGACCGCATCGCTGCCGCCCTCGAGGTCGGTGATCCGGTCCTCGAGCGCGCCGACGGTGGGGTTCGACAGCCGGGAGTAGATGTGGCCGTCGGCCCGAAGCGCGTACATCTCCGCCGTCGTGTCGGCGTCCTCGAAGACGTAGGAGGTGGTCTGATGGATCGGGATCGCGCGCGAGCCGGTCGCCGGATCCGGGTCGGCTCCGGCGTGGAGGCTCCGGGTCTGGAACCCTCGAGTCATGTACTATACGCATATCACTCAGGATATCTATAACCCACAGTTACGGCAAGATCTGCCGCACCCCGATCGTGGTGCCATACGGCACGAACCGCGGCCGTCCACTCCGTGCTCGAGCGTCGGACCGCCGCCGCCGCGCCGCTTGAGCACGGCCGATAGAACTATGTGATTTACTTACACACTCAACAAGAAGGCGAAAAGGAGGACGTCGATCAGGACGCGGTGGGGGATCAGGGAGGATGGAGGGGATCGAACGAGACGTTCCCACGGGAAACGTCTCCGGGAGGACTAACAACGAATGACGACATCGAAATCGGTCGAGGACGCCGTCGAGGCGTTACGACAGTTCGGACTCCGAGAGTACGAAGCGAAGTGTTTGGTCGGATTGATGCGGCTCGGGTCGGGAACCGCAAAGGACATCAGCGAGAGAGCCGACGTGCCACGGACGCGCGTCTACGACGCGGTCCGCGTATTGGAGGCTCGCGGACTGGTCACGACCCAGCACTCGAGCCCCAAGCAGTTTCGGTCCGTCACGCCGGAGGAAGCGATCCGGACGTTCCGGGAACGTGACAAGCGGGAGCTCGAACGGCTGTCGGCGTCGCTCGAGACGGTAACGGGCGCCGGGGAAACCACCGAGCTGCCCGACGTCTGGACCGTGACCGGACGGGAACGCATCGAGGAACGACTCCGACGGCTGAGTCGTGATGCGACGACCGAGATCGTGTTCGTCGTCGGCGACGGACCGGTCCGCACGGGAGAGCTGATCGAGACCCTCACGGGCGTGAGCGACGACGTGTCGCTGCTGATCGGCGGGGTCGACGACGCCATCCAGCGTCGGATCCGGGACGCGGTCCCGCGAGCTGAGACCTTCGCGTCGGGGCTCGAGTGGCTGGCGGACGGGAGCGGGACCGGCGAGGATCGGTCCATCGCGCGGCTCGTGCTGATCGACCGATCGGCGACGCTCATCAGCACCGTCGGAGCGAACGGTGACGACGAACACGCGATGTACGGTTCGGGCCCGGAGAACGGACTGGTGGTCGTCACTCGCCGGCTGCTCGCGCAGGACGGCCCCCTCCCGATCTCCCCGAACGAGGGCTAGCGAACGGCAGTGCGGCGGCGTGCTGGCACCCGGTGGGACGTCGACCCTGGTGGGCCTTCCGGAAACGTGACCGGTTCGACGGCGTCCGAGAGCACGAGCAGTGGAGCCTAGCGCGGATCGCGAGCGGTGGAGCCTAGCGCGGATCGCGAGCGGTGGAGCCTAGCGCGGATCGCGAGCGGTGGAGACGGCGAAAGCGATCGCCGAAAGGCTGATCGTCGCGACCACGAGGAGCGCCGACACGTGTCCGTGCTGGGAGAAGTAGGGGAGGTACCCGAGCGTCGCGGTCGTCACGAACGCGATCGAGACGGCGGCGAGTCCAAGCCAGTACTCGCCCCACGAGAGTTGGCCGTCGGAGATCGACTCGAGGTAGACGGTGCAGTTCTCCGCGGTGGGCGTCAACTCGACGGCCCCCGACCGTTTCTCGTACTTGACGATCCCGTTGTCATCGAGGGTCGGCAGGTGGATCTGGTAGAGTGACGTGTAGACCCGTTTGCGTTGTTTATACGTCACCTCCCGTCGGGAGACGTCGTTCTCCTCGGCTGCGATCACCTCCGAGAGCTCGCGGATCGTCAGCCGACCGTCCTCGGCCTCGCTCAGGTGTTCGATGACGCGACGACGTCGCCGGTTCGACAGCATACCGAAGACCGTGTCCTTGGGGAGCGCTCGGTCAGCGGCGGCGTCCGTGTCGTCCGCGTCGCCCGTGTCGGCGGCGTCCGTGTCGTCCGCGTCGCCCGTGTCGTCCGCGTCGCCCGTGTCGGCGGCGTCCGCGGAGGCGTCGAATCCCTCGGAATCGATCGCGTGGCGTCCAGTCGCCAGCGCGAGGAGTCCCGTCACGGCGTCCGCACCCCCGCCGACGGGATCGGAACGAGATCCGACGTTTGAAGGGACGATCCGGACGCAGTCGCGCATTCGGGTGGTCGAGTCGACCGATACTCGCAGTCGGGTCGGGACGATCGAGAGTGTGTGGGATGGAACATCGGCGCCATACGAGCGGAAACGGTCACTCCTCGGTTCGATACGTGGCTTGGGGATCGGGTCCGTGATTCCGACGACCACCTCCAACCGTGGTGAGTCCGCCGTCGGCGTTGCCAGGATGAGACCCAACGACCGAGAGACGGATATATGTGAGACATTTTCACTCGATCCAAAAACGGAACGGGAGTGAGTGACGATCGGAGTCGGGTGGTCCGCAACCATCCCGGATCGGATCGCACGAACGGGGCGAAGGCGGCGGTTCCGAAACCGAATTCGGATCCGGAACGGAACGACTGGCGCACACGCGGAGCGACGGGAGCGTGCGTTTATCCCGGATGAGGGGCGTATATCCCGGTATGTCCGCCGCCGACCCACCAGTGCCGGCCCTCGCGGAGCGCGCCGCGGCCTGCGCCGACCGTCTCCGGGCTGCCGACCGCGTCCTCCTCGCGTCCCACATCGACGCCGACGGGCTCACCAGCGGAGCGATCGCCTCGAGCGCGCTCGAACGCGCGGGGATCGATCACGAGACCGTCTTCGAGAAGCAGCTCGACGAGGAGTCGATCGCCGGGATCGCGACCCGCGAGTTCGAGACCGTCCTGTTCACCGACTTCGGGTCGGGGCAACTCGACGTCATCGCCGACCACGAGGCGGCCGGCGACTTCACGCCGGTCATCGCCGACCACCACCAGCCCGCCGACGCCGACACGGAGTACCACCTCAACCCGCTGCTGTTCGGGATCGACGGCGCCGCGGAGCTGTCGGGGGCCGGCGCGAGCTACGTCCTCGCGCACGCGCTGGACCCGACCAACCGGGATCTCGCTGCGCTCGCCGTGGTGGGCGCGGTCGGCGATATGCAGGGCGGGACCGAGGGACTGACCGGGGCGAACGAGGGGATCGTCGACCACGCGGTCGCGGCCGGCGTCCTCGAGACGCGGACCGACATCGCCCTCTACGGACGACAGACCCGACCGCTCCCGAAGCTGCTCGAGTACGCGAGCGACGTCCGAATCCCGGGCATCTCCAACGACGAGGCCGGCGCGATCGCCTTCCTCTCGGAT
Proteins encoded:
- a CDS encoding O-acetylhomoserine aminocarboxypropyltransferase/cysteine synthase family protein; the protein is MTRGFQTRSLHAGADPDPATGSRAIPIHQTTSYVFEDADTTAEMYALRADGHIYSRLSNPTVGALEDRITDLEGGSDAVATGSGMAAIDAITTVLASAGDNVVAAAEMYGGTSTYFTTIADRRGVEARLVDTLEYDAYAEAIDEDTAFVHVETIANPSLVTPDLERLAGIAHDHAVPLVVDNTFATPALCRPFEHGADVVWESTTKWITGNGTTVGGVVVDGGTFPWDHPDAGYDELSGQSPAFPIDFVERFGDAAFANVARQRGVRPTGGQQSPFDAWQTIQGIETLPLRMDRHCENARTVAEFLQDDDRVEWVAYPGLEGHETHDNASKYLDGYGGMVTFGVADGYEAAKTLCESVELTSFLANVGDAKSLIIHPASTTHAQMDREAQRAAGVFPEMLRLSVGLEDPADLLADLDAGLAAGSTAGAEDDASPVGTDR
- a CDS encoding TrmB family transcriptional regulator, whose amino-acid sequence is MTTSKSVEDAVEALRQFGLREYEAKCLVGLMRLGSGTAKDISERADVPRTRVYDAVRVLEARGLVTTQHSSPKQFRSVTPEEAIRTFRERDKRELERLSASLETVTGAGETTELPDVWTVTGRERIEERLRRLSRDATTEIVFVVGDGPVRTGELIETLTGVSDDVSLLIGGVDDAIQRRIRDAVPRAETFASGLEWLADGSGTGEDRSIARLVLIDRSATLISTVGANGDDEHAMYGSGPENGLVVVTRRLLAQDGPLPISPNEG
- a CDS encoding DUF7344 domain-containing protein, producing MTGLLALATGRHAIDSEGFDASADAADTGDADDTGDADDTDAADTGDADDTDAAADRALPKDTVFGMLSNRRRRRVIEHLSEAEDGRLTIRELSEVIAAEENDVSRREVTYKQRKRVYTSLYQIHLPTLDDNGIVKYEKRSGAVELTPTAENCTVYLESISDGQLSWGEYWLGLAAVSIAFVTTATLGYLPYFSQHGHVSALLVVATISLSAIAFAVSTARDPR